One part of the Microbacterium saperdae genome encodes these proteins:
- the rpmB gene encoding 50S ribosomal protein L28, giving the protein MAAVCQVTGAVPGFGHNVSHSHRRTKRRFDPNVQKKTYFVPSLGRKITINVSAKGIKTIDVRGIENVVKDLLAKGVKL; this is encoded by the coding sequence ATGGCAGCAGTGTGCCAGGTGACCGGAGCTGTTCCCGGTTTCGGTCACAACGTCTCGCACTCGCACCGCCGGACGAAGCGCCGCTTCGACCCGAACGTGCAGAAGAAGACCTATTTCGTGCCGTCGCTCGGTCGTAAGATCACGATCAACGTGTCCGCCAAGGGCATCAAGACGATCGACGTCCGCGGTATCGAGAACGTGGTCAAGGACCTCCTCGCGAAGGGTGTGAAGCTCTAA
- a CDS encoding TIGR03943 family putative permease subunit, producing MSEQTSSRARALGSRWLGVGLAAVIAVVTLGLGFTGRLTLYISPESVWFACAAAFVTLAGAIWSCTLPIGAEGDHGHDHGDAADAESDATPAVSRRRTLAAVGAVTGGVVATGVVAAALVLPPASLSVELAMSRAGETTALFAGADTVSLGVADTTTFGIGDWASVFATATNTAAYDGADVTLTGFVTPGSGSDGVNLTRLVITHCVIDAQTAMLPVEVDPGEYKTGQWVEITGTVRADADGALHIEPSDVVAIDEPGDPYEY from the coding sequence TTGTCTGAGCAGACGTCCTCCCGCGCTCGCGCGCTCGGCTCCCGGTGGCTGGGCGTCGGCCTCGCCGCGGTCATCGCCGTCGTCACCCTGGGCCTCGGGTTCACCGGCAGGCTCACCCTCTACATCAGCCCGGAATCGGTCTGGTTCGCATGCGCCGCCGCGTTCGTGACCCTCGCGGGTGCGATCTGGTCGTGCACGCTGCCCATCGGGGCGGAGGGCGACCACGGTCATGACCACGGAGACGCCGCAGATGCCGAGAGCGACGCGACGCCCGCGGTGTCGCGCCGTCGCACTCTCGCGGCGGTCGGCGCGGTGACCGGAGGCGTCGTCGCGACGGGTGTCGTCGCTGCGGCCCTCGTGCTGCCCCCGGCGTCGCTGTCGGTCGAGCTCGCGATGTCACGGGCGGGGGAGACGACAGCCCTGTTCGCCGGCGCCGACACGGTGTCGCTCGGCGTCGCCGACACCACGACCTTCGGCATCGGCGACTGGGCCAGCGTGTTCGCCACCGCGACCAACACGGCCGCCTATGACGGTGCCGACGTCACGCTCACCGGCTTCGTCACGCCGGGTTCCGGCTCGGACGGCGTGAACCTGACGCGCCTGGTCATCACGCACTGCGTGATCGACGCGCAGACCGCCATGCTCCCCGTCGAGGTCGACCCCGGCGAGTACAAGACCGGCCAGTGGGTCGAGATCACCGGAACCGTGCGCGCGGATGCCGACGGAGCCCTGCACATCGAGCCGAGCGACGTCGTCGCGATCGACGAGCCCGGAGACCCGTATGAGTACTGA
- a CDS encoding metal ABC transporter ATP-binding protein: MANASLHRDDRELWSGLDLTVQPGEFIAVLGPSGSGKTTLLRSILGLQPLSSGTIRVAGEPVHRGNSRIGYIPQQRSLAPDTSMRARDLVALGVQGSRFGFPIPHRGDRAKVDRLLEAVGAAHYAERRVGMLSGGEQQRLRVGQALADEPSLLLCDEPLSNLDLANQVGVTDIIDRQRRERGAAVLFVTHDINPILGRVDRILYIAGGRFLLGTPDEVLQTRVLTELYGTPVFVLRAGDRLVVVGVPDAEPHHFHDDDHDHGGAA, from the coding sequence ATCGCGAACGCGTCGCTGCACCGCGACGACCGCGAGCTCTGGTCGGGGCTCGACCTCACGGTGCAGCCCGGCGAGTTCATCGCCGTGCTCGGGCCGTCCGGCTCCGGCAAGACCACGCTGCTGCGCAGCATCCTGGGCCTGCAGCCGCTGTCCTCCGGCACGATCCGCGTCGCCGGCGAGCCCGTGCACCGAGGCAACTCGCGCATCGGGTACATCCCGCAGCAGCGCTCGCTCGCCCCGGACACCAGCATGCGCGCCCGCGACCTCGTGGCTCTCGGTGTGCAGGGCAGCCGTTTCGGCTTCCCGATCCCGCACCGCGGGGACCGCGCCAAGGTCGACCGGCTGCTCGAGGCCGTCGGAGCCGCGCACTATGCCGAGCGTCGGGTCGGGATGCTGTCCGGTGGCGAGCAGCAGCGGCTGAGGGTCGGACAGGCCCTGGCGGATGAGCCCTCGCTGCTGCTGTGCGACGAGCCGCTGTCGAACCTCGACCTCGCGAACCAGGTCGGCGTGACCGACATCATCGACCGCCAGCGCCGAGAGCGCGGTGCCGCGGTGCTGTTCGTCACGCACGACATCAACCCGATCCTCGGTCGCGTCGACCGCATCCTCTACATCGCGGGCGGCCGTTTCCTGCTGGGCACACCGGACGAGGTGCTGCAGACGCGGGTGCTCACCGAGCTCTACGGCACGCCTGTCTTCGTGCTCCGTGCCGGCGATCGCCTGGTCGTCGTCGGCGTGCCGGATGCGGAGCCCCACCACTTCCACGACGATGACCACGACCACGGAGGTGCCGCATGA
- a CDS encoding glycoside hydrolase family 13 protein — protein sequence MTDALLTESHEDEKTAAWWRQAAVYQIYPRSFADANGDGLGDIPGILSRVDYLAELGIDAVWLSPFYPSALADGGYDVADYRNVDPRLGTLDDFDAMVTALHARSINVVVDIVPNHTSDLHEWFQEALAAGRGSAARERYIFREGTGPDGAEPPTDWVSVFGGSAWERVEDGQWYFHNFAVEQPDLNWDHPEVRADFLKTLRFWSDRGVDGFRIDVAHMLTKDLSEPLPSRAELDAMDRTSGTHPLLDRDDVHEIYAEWREVFDSYDPPRTAVAEAWVETPERRARYASAEGLGQAFNFDLLVADFDAGQFRSIIDDNLQQSQRTGSSTTWVLSNHDVTRHATRYGLAPLEGRPVKQGTEWVIAGGPADQLDREQGLRRARAASLLLFGLPGSAYLYQGEELGLHEVAEITPEQRQDPGFFRQAEFDGFGRDGCRVPLPWTADGVSFGFGDAEAHLPQPDWFASAAVDVEAGDPSSTLSLYREALRLRHVLQAGEQLEWIETGRADVLRFTRPNGWQIVTNFGAEPFDLGADAADAVLSSAALDGSALPGDATAWIAPAGLLG from the coding sequence ATGACCGATGCGCTTCTCACCGAGTCCCACGAAGACGAGAAGACGGCGGCATGGTGGCGACAGGCCGCCGTGTACCAGATCTACCCCCGCAGCTTCGCCGACGCGAACGGCGACGGGCTGGGCGACATCCCCGGCATCCTCTCCCGCGTCGACTATCTCGCCGAGCTCGGGATCGACGCGGTCTGGCTCAGCCCGTTCTATCCCTCGGCGCTGGCCGACGGGGGATACGACGTGGCCGACTACCGCAACGTCGATCCGCGGCTGGGCACCCTCGACGACTTCGACGCGATGGTGACGGCGCTGCACGCCCGCAGCATCAACGTCGTCGTCGACATCGTGCCGAACCACACCTCCGACCTGCACGAGTGGTTCCAGGAGGCGCTCGCCGCCGGACGCGGTTCGGCGGCCCGCGAGCGGTACATCTTCCGCGAGGGCACGGGGCCCGACGGTGCCGAGCCGCCCACGGACTGGGTGTCGGTCTTCGGGGGCAGCGCCTGGGAGCGCGTCGAGGACGGGCAGTGGTATTTCCACAACTTCGCCGTCGAGCAGCCCGATCTGAACTGGGACCACCCCGAGGTGCGTGCCGATTTCCTGAAGACCCTGCGCTTCTGGTCCGACCGTGGCGTCGACGGGTTCCGCATCGACGTGGCCCACATGCTCACCAAGGACCTCAGCGAGCCGCTGCCCTCGCGGGCGGAGCTCGACGCGATGGATCGCACCTCGGGCACCCATCCGCTGCTCGACCGCGACGACGTGCACGAGATCTACGCCGAGTGGCGTGAGGTGTTCGACTCGTACGACCCGCCACGTACCGCCGTCGCGGAGGCCTGGGTCGAGACCCCCGAGCGGCGGGCGCGCTACGCCTCCGCCGAGGGGCTCGGCCAGGCGTTCAACTTCGACCTGCTGGTGGCGGACTTCGATGCCGGGCAGTTCCGGAGCATCATCGACGACAACCTGCAGCAGTCGCAGCGCACCGGCTCGTCGACGACCTGGGTGCTGTCGAACCACGACGTCACCCGGCACGCGACGCGCTACGGACTCGCGCCGCTGGAAGGACGCCCGGTCAAGCAGGGCACGGAATGGGTCATCGCCGGCGGCCCGGCGGATCAGCTCGACCGCGAGCAGGGTCTGCGTCGCGCGCGGGCGGCCTCGCTGCTGTTGTTCGGCCTCCCGGGCAGCGCCTACCTCTACCAGGGGGAGGAGCTCGGATTGCACGAGGTCGCCGAGATCACCCCGGAGCAGCGGCAGGACCCCGGGTTCTTCCGTCAGGCGGAGTTCGACGGATTCGGACGGGACGGATGCCGTGTGCCGCTGCCCTGGACTGCGGACGGCGTCTCGTTCGGATTCGGGGACGCCGAGGCGCATCTGCCGCAGCCGGACTGGTTCGCATCGGCCGCGGTCGACGTCGAGGCGGGGGACCCCTCGTCGACGCTGTCGCTGTATCGCGAGGCGCTGCGCCTGCGTCACGTGCTGCAGGCGGGCGAGCAGCTGGAGTGGATCGAGACGGGCCGTGCCGACGTGCTGCGCTTCACGCGGCCGAACGGCTGGCAGATCGTGACGAACTTCGGCGCCGAGCCGTTCGACCTGGGCGCGGATGCCGCCGACGCGGTGCTCTCCAGTGCCGCGCTGGACGGCTCCGCGCTGCCGGGAGACGCCACCGCCTGGATCGCTCCGGCCGGGCTGCTCGGCTGA
- the rpsN gene encoding 30S ribosomal protein S14: MAKKSKIARNEQRKVIVERYAERRAELKKTLVDPNATDEAREAARVGLQKLPRNASPARVRSRDVIDGRPRGVLTKFGISRVRFRDMAHRGELPGVTKSSW, translated from the coding sequence ATGGCTAAGAAGAGCAAGATCGCTCGCAACGAGCAGCGCAAGGTCATCGTCGAGCGTTACGCAGAGCGTCGCGCAGAGCTGAAGAAGACCCTGGTCGACCCGAACGCCACCGACGAGGCCCGCGAGGCCGCACGTGTCGGCCTGCAGAAGCTGCCGCGCAACGCGTCGCCGGCTCGCGTGCGTTCGCGCGACGTCATCGACGGCCGCCCCCGCGGTGTCCTCACGAAGTTCGGCATCTCGCGTGTCCGCTTCCGTGACATGGCACACCGTGGCGAGCTGCCCGGCGTGACCAAGTCCAGCTGGTAA
- the rpmG gene encoding 50S ribosomal protein L33 has translation MAKKAQDVRPIIKLRSTAGTGYTYVTKKNRRNTPDRLVLKKYDPVIRQHVEFREER, from the coding sequence ATGGCGAAGAAGGCTCAGGACGTACGTCCGATCATCAAGCTGCGTTCCACGGCAGGTACGGGATACACGTACGTGACCAAGAAGAACCGCCGCAACACCCCCGACCGCCTCGTGCTCAAGAAGTACGACCCGGTCATCCGTCAGCACGTCGAATTCCGAGAGGAGCGTTGA
- a CDS encoding permease, with the protein MSHSGHSHRPAASPRSPWIGVGLGAVVIAALFLIDQFLPTLFPASLPTRAQDGLTLALSVLIEALPFVILGVILSIVVQVWLPPDAIQRWLPKRAWARRAVLSLLGMLIPVCECGNVPFARGLMMRGLAPAEALTFLIAAPIVNPIVILTTHAAFGWDGGILVARLVGGYLIANLIGWIYSRHPSPDALLTQRFVETCDRVTHEHGTPVKRSLTQFLVELRAVMPALVIGSALAGAVQVLIPRDMLLAIGSNPVLSIVAMMVLAMTVAICSNVDAFFALSFASTFSSGALVAFLLVGPLVDIKMLALMRTTFTGRTLAGIVGIVVTAAFAIGIGVNVLV; encoded by the coding sequence GTGTCGCATTCCGGTCATTCGCATCGTCCCGCCGCATCCCCGCGTTCGCCCTGGATCGGTGTCGGACTCGGAGCGGTCGTCATCGCGGCGCTGTTCCTGATCGACCAGTTCCTCCCGACGCTGTTCCCCGCATCGTTGCCGACGCGCGCGCAGGACGGTCTGACCCTCGCGCTCAGCGTGCTGATCGAGGCGCTGCCCTTCGTGATCCTGGGTGTGATCCTGTCGATCGTCGTGCAGGTGTGGCTGCCGCCGGACGCGATCCAGCGCTGGTTGCCGAAGCGGGCCTGGGCACGGAGAGCTGTGCTGTCGCTGCTCGGCATGCTGATCCCGGTGTGCGAGTGCGGGAACGTGCCGTTCGCCCGCGGACTCATGATGCGCGGACTCGCTCCGGCCGAAGCGCTCACCTTCCTGATCGCGGCGCCGATCGTGAACCCGATCGTGATCCTCACCACTCATGCGGCCTTCGGCTGGGACGGCGGCATCCTGGTCGCCCGCCTGGTCGGCGGCTACCTGATCGCGAACCTCATCGGTTGGATCTACAGCCGTCACCCCTCGCCCGACGCCCTGCTCACGCAGCGCTTCGTCGAGACCTGCGACCGCGTCACGCACGAGCACGGGACCCCCGTGAAGCGCAGCCTGACGCAGTTCCTCGTCGAGCTGCGGGCGGTGATGCCGGCGCTGGTGATCGGTTCGGCGCTCGCCGGTGCCGTGCAGGTGCTCATCCCGCGCGACATGCTGCTGGCGATCGGGTCGAATCCGGTGCTGTCGATCGTCGCCATGATGGTGCTCGCGATGACCGTCGCGATCTGCTCGAACGTCGACGCCTTCTTCGCGCTGTCGTTCGCATCGACCTTCTCCTCGGGCGCGCTCGTCGCCTTCCTGCTGGTCGGACCTCTGGTCGACATCAAGATGCTCGCGCTCATGCGCACCACCTTCACCGGTCGCACGCTCGCCGGCATCGTGGGCATCGTCGTGACCGCCGCCTTCGCGATCGGGATCGGGGTGAACGTCCTTGTCTGA
- a CDS encoding metal ABC transporter permease, translating to MVDWSDVFSFQDYGELVALLANSIIAGAVLGIVGGLIGVFVMQRDLAFAVHGVSELSFAGAAAALLFGGSVVVGSLGGALVAAILIGLLGAKARDRNSIVGVLMPFGLGLGILFLSLYDGRSANRFSLLTGQIVSVSSPDLGWLIGISGVVLVGLLVMWNPLRFDSLDPESAAARGVPTRAVSLLFMVLLGLIVAVSVHIIGALLVMALLVTPAAAAMRVTAGPVAVPLLAALFGFISAVGGILLALAGTLPVSPYITTLSFTIYVVCWLVQRSRARVRRVAA from the coding sequence ATGGTTGACTGGAGTGACGTCTTCTCCTTCCAGGACTACGGCGAGCTCGTGGCCCTGCTCGCCAACTCGATCATCGCCGGCGCCGTGCTCGGCATCGTCGGCGGACTGATCGGCGTCTTCGTGATGCAGCGCGACCTCGCGTTCGCGGTGCACGGGGTGAGCGAGCTGTCGTTCGCCGGCGCCGCGGCCGCGCTCCTGTTCGGAGGCAGCGTGGTGGTCGGCTCGCTCGGCGGCGCACTGGTCGCCGCGATCCTGATCGGGCTGCTCGGCGCGAAGGCCCGCGACCGCAACTCCATCGTCGGTGTGCTCATGCCGTTCGGCCTCGGCCTCGGCATCCTGTTCCTGTCGCTGTACGACGGCCGCAGCGCGAACCGCTTCAGCCTGCTCACGGGGCAGATCGTCTCGGTCTCGAGCCCCGACCTCGGCTGGCTGATCGGCATCAGCGGTGTCGTGCTGGTCGGGCTGCTGGTGATGTGGAACCCGCTGCGGTTCGACTCGCTCGACCCGGAGTCCGCCGCCGCACGCGGAGTGCCGACCCGGGCCGTGAGCCTGCTGTTCATGGTGCTGCTCGGACTCATCGTCGCCGTCAGCGTGCACATCATCGGCGCGCTGCTGGTGATGGCACTGCTGGTGACGCCGGCGGCCGCCGCCATGCGGGTCACCGCCGGTCCGGTCGCGGTGCCCCTGTTGGCGGCGCTGTTCGGCTTCATCTCGGCCGTCGGCGGCATCCTGCTCGCCCTCGCCGGAACCCTCCCGGTCAGCCCGTACATCACCACGCTGTCGTTCACGATCTACGTGGTGTGCTGGCTCGTGCAGCGGTCACGCGCCCGCGTGCGGCGCGTGGCGGCGTGA
- a CDS encoding DNA-3-methyladenine glycosylase, whose protein sequence is MSGSDGALRRAARADLSGSAVEVAPRLLGAELRTVVDGQDGGAVEVRLRITEVEAYHGQGTGELADPGSHARMGRTNRNATMWGEPGHLYVYLSHGIHSCVNVVCGPEGQGDGVLLRAGEVVFGEDAAARRRGATPPLGATVRRDLARGPGRLGQAVGLRHPLHDGIDAITGEELHGARAGLWLGAPVEDVAFGPRVGVAGIAGTDAFPWRFWIPGDRTVSPFRWGRGAAEAARVARDTPAAPAMLN, encoded by the coding sequence ATGTCAGGGTCCGACGGTGCTCTCCGCCGCGCGGCCCGCGCGGACCTGAGCGGATCCGCTGTCGAGGTCGCCCCGCGGTTGCTCGGGGCCGAACTGCGCACGGTCGTCGACGGGCAGGACGGCGGTGCGGTCGAGGTGCGGCTGCGGATCACCGAGGTCGAGGCGTACCACGGCCAGGGCACCGGCGAGCTCGCCGACCCCGGTTCGCACGCGCGGATGGGCCGCACGAATCGCAACGCCACGATGTGGGGTGAGCCGGGGCATCTGTACGTGTACCTCAGTCACGGCATCCACTCCTGCGTGAACGTGGTGTGCGGACCGGAAGGGCAGGGCGACGGTGTGCTGCTGCGGGCGGGCGAGGTCGTCTTCGGCGAGGATGCCGCAGCGCGGCGCCGCGGTGCCACGCCGCCGCTCGGGGCCACGGTGCGGCGCGACCTGGCCCGCGGACCCGGTCGTCTCGGTCAGGCGGTGGGGCTGCGGCATCCGCTCCACGACGGGATCGACGCGATCACGGGGGAGGAGCTTCACGGGGCGCGCGCCGGACTCTGGCTCGGTGCCCCTGTGGAAGACGTGGCCTTCGGCCCTCGGGTGGGTGTCGCGGGGATCGCCGGAACGGATGCCTTCCCCTGGCGCTTCTGGATTCCGGGCGACCGCACGGTCTCGCCCTTCCGCTGGGGGCGGGGCGCTGCGGAGGCAGCGCGGGTGGCGCGCGACACGCCCGCTGCTCCGGCCATGCTAAACTGA
- a CDS encoding endonuclease domain-containing protein: MALPDADPQVVGAVARGVVLSCVTAAEREGLWVPEKLPLHVAASPNAARIAVPSQVVVHWARPIMPRPPDATVDGLVNALVLIAQCQPFESALVIWESAMNKGLVDAPRLRCLDLPAPAREILARARPFADSGLESIFISRLRWMGLRMLPQAWILDRRVDLLIGERLVVQIDGATHTGAQRTRDIAHDAQLLLRGYHPLRFSYEQVMERWHDVQAVIMEAVAQGKHLA, translated from the coding sequence GTGGCGCTGCCGGATGCCGACCCGCAGGTCGTCGGAGCGGTGGCGCGTGGCGTCGTCCTCAGTTGCGTCACGGCGGCGGAGAGGGAGGGACTGTGGGTGCCGGAGAAGCTCCCGCTGCATGTCGCCGCCTCGCCGAATGCCGCCAGAATCGCGGTGCCGTCGCAGGTCGTCGTTCATTGGGCCAGACCGATCATGCCGCGTCCGCCGGATGCGACGGTCGACGGACTGGTGAATGCGCTCGTCTTGATCGCACAATGCCAACCGTTCGAGTCGGCGCTGGTCATATGGGAGTCGGCGATGAACAAAGGGCTCGTCGACGCGCCGCGGCTCCGCTGCCTTGATCTGCCGGCGCCGGCTCGCGAAATCCTCGCGAGGGCGCGGCCGTTCGCCGACTCCGGGTTGGAGTCGATCTTCATCTCCCGCCTGCGATGGATGGGGCTTCGGATGCTGCCCCAGGCGTGGATCCTCGACAGGCGGGTCGATCTGCTGATCGGGGAGCGGCTGGTCGTCCAGATAGACGGGGCGACACACACCGGTGCGCAACGCACTCGCGACATCGCGCACGATGCGCAGCTGCTGCTGCGCGGCTACCACCCCTTGCGTTTCAGCTACGAGCAGGTCATGGAGCGTTGGCATGACGTGCAGGCCGTGATCATGGAGGCGGTTGCCCAGGGCAAGCACCTCGCGTGA
- a CDS encoding metal ABC transporter solute-binding protein, Zn/Mn family produces the protein MKKPLIALALASVAALTLAGCSTAPAAGEGGDDGTITVVASTNVYGDIAAQIGGDRVDVTSIISSATQDPHSYEATARDRLTVQKADLVIENGGGYDAFIDTLLEDAKDPHLVTAVEYSHDFPGNEGHEAEGDEADHDHDHAEDAEGHEGHNHIEGFNEHVWFDPHTMIHVVEAIADELTEIDPDGKADFEANAAALTADLEGFEADLAGLQAEAEGVNVFITEPLPGYLAAAAGLTDVTPEGFAESVEEGTDVAPAVLLEALTVIDSGEVGALLTNAQTGGSETERVETAAKDAGIPVVAFTELLEDGSSYSEWMSDAIQSLAAAIQS, from the coding sequence ATGAAGAAGCCCCTGATCGCTCTCGCCCTCGCATCCGTCGCCGCCCTGACGCTGGCCGGATGCTCCACCGCTCCCGCTGCGGGAGAGGGCGGCGATGACGGCACGATCACCGTCGTGGCGAGCACCAACGTGTACGGCGACATCGCGGCGCAGATCGGCGGAGACCGGGTCGACGTGACATCGATCATCTCGTCCGCGACGCAGGACCCGCACTCCTACGAGGCCACGGCGCGCGACCGGCTGACCGTGCAGAAGGCCGACCTCGTGATCGAGAACGGCGGCGGCTACGACGCGTTCATCGACACGCTGCTCGAAGACGCGAAGGATCCGCACCTGGTCACCGCCGTCGAGTACTCGCACGACTTCCCCGGCAACGAAGGCCACGAGGCGGAGGGCGACGAGGCCGACCACGATCATGACCACGCCGAGGATGCGGAGGGTCACGAGGGCCACAACCACATCGAGGGCTTCAACGAGCACGTCTGGTTCGACCCGCACACGATGATCCACGTCGTCGAGGCGATCGCCGATGAGCTGACCGAGATCGACCCCGACGGCAAGGCCGACTTCGAGGCGAACGCCGCCGCGCTCACCGCCGACCTGGAGGGCTTCGAAGCCGACCTCGCCGGTCTGCAGGCCGAGGCCGAAGGCGTCAACGTCTTCATCACCGAACCGCTTCCCGGCTACCTCGCCGCCGCGGCCGGTCTCACGGATGTCACCCCTGAGGGCTTCGCCGAGTCGGTCGAGGAGGGGACGGATGTCGCCCCCGCCGTGCTGCTCGAGGCGCTCACCGTGATCGACAGCGGAGAGGTCGGCGCGCTGCTCACGAACGCGCAGACCGGTGGCTCCGAGACCGAGCGCGTCGAGACCGCCGCGAAGGACGCCGGCATCCCCGTCGTCGCCTTCACGGAGCTGCTCGAGGACGGATCGTCGTACTCTGAGTGGATGAGTGACGCGATCCAGAGCCTCGCCGCCGCGATCCAGTCGTGA
- a CDS encoding carbohydrate ABC transporter permease, protein MSTQTITTVTASGKKPRIRMERVNWSGTIILILCAVTVLLPLYVTISMAFKTTAQAVDGNAFSLPAPFSLDGFVEAWNLTKFPVGAGISLLVTAGTVVATIVLAAFASYAIVRNWDRKLFRYSFFYLLAAMFIPFPVVALPQIQLTGRVGLDNPFGVIILATMFQLSFSVLLFTAFLRSIPLELEESARIDGATTWQTFWQLIFPLLAPMSATVGIFAFLYAWNDFMMPSLIISDPALQTLPVRQNLFQTQFSNNYNVSFASYLMAMAPAILAYLFTQRFVMEGVTQGAVKG, encoded by the coding sequence ATGTCGACGCAGACCATCACCACCGTCACCGCCTCCGGAAAGAAGCCGCGCATCCGCATGGAGCGCGTGAACTGGTCCGGCACCATCATCCTGATCCTGTGCGCCGTCACCGTGCTGCTGCCGCTGTACGTGACGATCTCGATGGCGTTCAAGACCACGGCGCAGGCCGTCGACGGCAACGCCTTCTCGCTGCCGGCACCGTTCAGCCTGGACGGATTCGTCGAGGCCTGGAACCTCACCAAGTTCCCGGTCGGCGCGGGCATCTCGCTGCTGGTCACCGCCGGCACCGTGGTCGCGACGATCGTGCTCGCCGCGTTCGCCTCCTACGCGATCGTGCGCAACTGGGACCGCAAGCTGTTCCGCTACTCGTTCTTCTACCTGCTCGCGGCGATGTTCATCCCGTTCCCCGTGGTCGCGCTGCCGCAGATCCAGCTCACCGGACGCGTCGGCCTCGACAACCCCTTCGGCGTCATCATCCTCGCCACGATGTTCCAGCTCAGCTTCAGCGTGCTGCTGTTCACGGCATTCCTGCGGTCGATCCCGCTGGAGCTGGAGGAGAGCGCGCGCATCGACGGCGCCACGACCTGGCAGACGTTCTGGCAGCTGATCTTCCCGCTGCTTGCGCCCATGAGCGCCACGGTCGGCATCTTCGCGTTCCTCTACGCCTGGAACGACTTCATGATGCCGTCGCTGATCATCTCGGATCCGGCGCTGCAGACGCTGCCGGTGCGGCAGAACCTCTTCCAGACCCAGTTCAGCAACAACTACAACGTGTCGTTCGCCTCGTACCTGATGGCGATGGCCCCGGCGATCCTGGCGTATCTGTTCACGCAGCGCTTCGTCATGGAGGGCGTCACGCAGGGCGCCGTCAAGGGCTGA
- a CDS encoding Fur family transcriptional regulator: protein MAQRNTWQRERVREALADARGFVSAQSLHASLRDDNTGIGLATVYRALAGLAASGDADSLQSPEGEALYRACTTQGHHHHLICRSCGLTVEIEAKDVEQWAHRTAALHGFTDAAHVVDIFGLCTPCANKRDAERAATA, encoded by the coding sequence ATGGCTCAGCGGAACACCTGGCAGCGCGAACGCGTGCGCGAAGCACTCGCCGACGCGCGCGGTTTCGTGAGCGCGCAGAGTCTGCACGCCTCGCTGCGCGATGACAACACCGGTATCGGACTCGCGACGGTGTACCGCGCGCTGGCCGGACTCGCGGCCTCGGGCGACGCCGACTCGCTGCAGAGCCCCGAGGGCGAGGCGCTGTATCGCGCCTGCACCACGCAGGGGCATCACCATCATCTGATCTGCCGTTCCTGCGGGCTGACCGTCGAGATCGAGGCGAAGGACGTCGAGCAGTGGGCGCATCGCACGGCGGCCCTGCATGGCTTCACGGACGCCGCGCACGTGGTCGACATCTTCGGACTGTGCACTCCCTGCGCCAACAAGCGTGACGCCGAGAGGGCTGCGACGGCGTGA